The proteins below come from a single Stigmatopora argus isolate UIUO_Sarg chromosome 11, RoL_Sarg_1.0, whole genome shotgun sequence genomic window:
- the LOC144084798 gene encoding uncharacterized protein LOC144084798 yields MNPFKKKGGKPPAKKSNAAAMRKCREKIKNDPGAYHKYLEKERERYQKRKAQGKIPNIHKLSEREQRQLRRKWKLNQRKQRSKKFQQLEEDLPSTPPPSPDADEFGEPQPGPSQPSTQKKAGRRKTQARDRKAYRTITKNNAQIKQYQTEIRKLKRKISRMQNAQQLSVNVISDSPASKAYSLLSSGNNNRIRKELTFCYAIKDDLKAKVLASKKRQNERKAIHAAVVGPILQKYRLINKAKDDLQLTRHGITRNVNCKSLLQHSRQTRNYDYSKTVSGHVKKFFLEDINSTPAAGKKDTKTVHKDKRQKRYLNDTLQNLYVKFKAQNPDLKLSYVGFTRRKPFYCVHPDVTGRRERPIHIF; encoded by the coding sequence atgaatccatttaagaaaaaaggcggtaagccacctgcgaaaaaatctaatgctgcagcgatgcgcaaatgcagggagaagattaaaaatgaccctggagcctatcacaaatatttagagaaagaaagggaacgatatcagaaaagaaaggcacaaggaaagattccaaatattcacaagCTTTCAGAGAGGGAGCAAAGGCAACTGAGAAGAAAATGGAAGCTCAACCAACGAAAGCAAAGGAGCAAGAAATTCCAACAACTGGAAGAGGATCTGCCAAGCACTCCCCCACCTAGCCCAGATGCTGATGAATTTGGTGAACCACAACCAGGACCATCGCAACCatcaacacaaaagaaagctgGCAGGAGAAAGACGCAAGCCCGGGACCGCAAAGCATACAGAACAATTACCAAGAATAATGCTCAGATCAAGCAATATCAAACTGAAATacggaaattgaaaagaaagatcagcagaatgcagaatgctcagCAGTTGAGTGTTAACGTGATCAGCGATTCTCCAGCATCGAAGGCATATTCCCTCCTTTCCAGCGGGAATAACAACAGGATAAGGAAGGAGCTAACATTCTGCTATGCTATCAAAGATGATCTCAAAGCAAAGGTACTAGCCAGCAAAAAgcgacaaaatgaaagaaaggctATACACGCTGCAGTTGTTGGTCCCATTCTACAAAAGTACAGATTGATCAACAAGGCGAAAGATGATTTGCAGCTGACCAGGCATGGTATAACTAGAAATGTCAACTGTAAATCCCTCTTGCAGCACTCCCGTCAGACACGAAATTATGACTACAGTAAAACTGTGTCTGGGCATGTCAAGAAATTTTTCCTCGAGGACATCAATAGTACCCCTGCAGCTGGCAAAAAAGACACCAAGACAGTGCATAAAGACAAAAGGCAGAAGAGATATCTCAATGacactttgcaaaatttgtatgTCAAGTTCAAGGCTCAAAACCCAGATTTGAAGCTTAGTTATGTGGGGTTCACCAGACGGAAACCGTTTTATTGTGTGCACCCAGATGTGACCGGAAGACGGGAAAGAccaatccatattttttaa